One genomic segment of Gossypium arboreum isolate Shixiya-1 chromosome 3, ASM2569848v2, whole genome shotgun sequence includes these proteins:
- the LOC108484145 gene encoding pollen-specific leucine-rich repeat extensin-like protein 1, giving the protein MAHNFRHPFFLFQLLLITVSLMIGSHIVSSTARHLFQTQTTSSELPQLASKYKKHEEFEYKQPKYHEEYPKHEKPEMHKEERQKPCKQHEEYHESHESKKHEEYNKDKPDFPKWEKPKEHEKHEHEEYEKEKPEFPKQQKPKEHEKHEVEYPEITQYKEKQDKSKEHKDEECHELHESKEHEEYEKEKPDFPKWEKPKEHEKHKAEYPKIPECKEKQDEDKEHKHEFPKNEKEEEKKPEKGRVP; this is encoded by the exons ATGGCTCATAACTTTCGTCATCCTTTCTTCCTTTTCCAACTTTTACTCATTACTGTCTCACTAATGATCGGTAGCCACATCGTCTCGTCAACGGCTCGACATTTATTCCAGACACAAACAACCTCATCAGAGCTGCCACAATTGGCTTCAAAATACAAAAAGCACGAAGAGTTTGAATACAAACAGCCAAAATATCACGAAGAGTACCCAAAACATGAGAAGCCTGAAATGCACAAGGAAGAAAGACAAAAACCCTGCAAACAACATGAAGAGTACCACGAGTCACACGAATCGAAGAAGCACGAAGAGTACAATAAAGACAAACCCGATTTCCCCAAATGGGAAAAGCCTAAAGAGCACGAGAAACACGAA CACGAAGAGTACGAGAAAGAAAAACCCGAGTTCCCCAAACAGCAAAAGCCTAAAGAGCACGAGAAACACGAAGTCGAATATCCGGAAATAACCCAGTACAAGGAAAAGCAAGATAAGAGTAAGGAACATAAAGATGAAGAGTGCCACGAGTTACACGAATCGAAAGAGCACGAAGAGTACGAGAAAGAAAAACCCGATTTCCCCAAATGGGAAAAGCCTAAAGAGCATGAGAAACATAAAGCCGAATATCCAAAAATACCCGAGTGCAAGGAAAAACAAGATGAGGATAAGGAACATAAACATGAGTTCCCAAAGAATgaaaaagaagaggagaagaaaCCTGAGAAAGGCAGAGTACCCTGA